The DNA region AGGTTTTCAAGAAACAAGGATCCAAGATTCCAAAGAAAGCTCTTCTGACATTGATTTTTAACATTGGAGCTGACTTTTAGTCTTGTTATGTTGTACTCTCTTGTGTACTATTTGTACTAAGTTGGATTGTTTATCTGAAAATgtcttttaaagaaaattaaaaacagCACTTATCATCCCACAAAAGCAACCATATGTTTGTTCCTAGAGATCAGAGACTGAACCAACTCAGTTTTTAATCAAACCATAAAAAAAACCATACAAGCAGAAGCAAAGCAATCATCAACACACAACCCATTAATTACTACTAGACTCTTTTCTCTCACAGATTCAGCTTCGGTCTCGACGAGCAGGGGACGGTTTAGTGCCTTTGATCCCAAGTTCCTGAGACCTACCCACCATTCTCGCCATCGAAGACGTCTGATAAGCCTGTGGCGCTGGCGAGCCACAAGTAGGCCATCCACGAGCCGTTGCCCTTTGTGCCGAATGAGAGCTCATGCTAGAGAAGGCGTAGGCTCTCCCTGATCTCTCGTACATCCTCCTGCTACTCATCCTCTCTTGCAAAGCCCCCAGCTCCGACGACAGCGACTGAACAAGCCCGTCGCCGCCCCGAGCGGACTGCGTCTCAGCCAACACCCTCTCTCGGTTCCTCAGAACCCCAACCGCTCCCTCCAAGTCACCACCGTCGGCTAAAATCCTAGCCTCGGACATAGCTTCCGACACAAGGAACCTGTTTAGCTGTCTGTCTACCTCTACAGACACAACTTCTTCACCAGTCACCTCCTCTGGCCTTCCGATGCTCAGCTCTTCCGACTCCACGCGGACTATCTCTCTGCTCACAGCATCTCTATAAACGCATCTGATCTTCACCAACCTCATCGACTCTTCCTCGCAAAGAGGGAGTTCAAGAATCACCAAAAAGTCCCTCTCTTCCTCCGCGTACATGTCTCCAACATCGATCTTAGCGCTTCTCCCATCAGACGACACTCTGCTTCTATAGCTTCCCGCTTTAATCGAAGATATCTTCAAACCTCCCTCGTGAAGACACTCGATCTCAACAACCTGATCAAGAACCACAACGCTGAGTAGCCCTCCGATGCACTGAGCAAACGCGTCACGAATCACACTCTCCGCCTCTATAAACGAGAACGTCCCGCTAGAGACTTGCGAGATCGTGTGCATGAGCTCGGCGTCGTGATCAACCCCGAACCCGAACGTATGAATCGGGATCCTGTTCACGGAGCTCGGAAGGAGAGACTCGTAATCAGTTCTCAAACGCATCTGAGAGCGAGAGAGAGTGAAGTTATCTCTTCCGTCAGACAAAAGCATCATCCCGGAAACAGGGTTCCTCCACCTCCTATCAGCAATCACTCTGGCTCCGATCTTGAGCCCTTCCGCGATATTAGTCCCACCGCCAGCGACCAAGGAGTTGACAGATTGGATAGCTTCTCGCTTCCCTGTCTCGGTCATTAGCCTGAGAGGGAACAGACGGCGTGCGTTTGAGGAGAATGCGATCACAGAGAGCCTATCCGTCTCTCCGAGGTTATCGATCACGAACGCGACAGCGTTTTTCAAGAGCTGCAGCTTCGTACCTTCCATGCTCCCGCTCACGTCAAGAACCGTGATGAGATCAAGAGGAGCACGTGTAGTTGTCCTTGGCGTCCTATCATCATCACCACTAGCACCCTCCGCTttgagatgaacaagaacaGCGAAATCGCCACGAGTAACAGATCTCTCAACCGCAGAGACTTGCGGGAGAAGTTTAATCTCCAGAGCTTGACGATGAtgagcagcaacaacaacaccaGAAGACTCGCTCCCTCCGTGAGTAGGTAAAGACTCGTCGTCTTCGAAACCAGTTTGAACCGGGAAGGGAGAGACAGGGACAGGGACAGGGTCATTAACGAACAGAGGGACTTGTTTCCACTCGGTTCTACAGAGAGGGCAGATCCTGTTGCCGTGTTTGACGTTGGAGGTGATGCAATCGAAGTGGAACGAGTGTGAGCACTCTGCTGTAAATATCGCCTTTCCGTCTTCTTTCCTCATCTCATCCAAGCAAATCGCGCATTTACTCTGCAGAAAAATTAACCAAAATCTCTCTATCACAACACAATCTTTAACCCTAATTAgctaaaaaccctaaaaaaagtCATAACCCTCTTTACtcgttttccttttctttctttctattttaCGGTTAAAGAGAAAGATTCATAGGGAAGAAAAGAGCGAACCTTAGAGAAAGGGAggcctgaagaagaagaagtagagcgaggaggaggaggagaggaagGATCGGCTAGGGTTGCGTCAACGGATGATGATCGGCTTTGGTTCGACTCCACATCACGAGAGTTGTTTGTGTTCTCCATTCTCTTTAagaagttaacaaaaaatcaaaaggaAGTTTCTGTGGAGAAAGTTTTTGATCTCACAAGACTTTTTAGacaaaagaagaaggaaggaagaaGCGGTTGCCGAAGGAAGAAGAAAGCGAATTGTTCTAgtattaatatttagtaaatatatagGTCAACTGTTTATTatactttactttttttttgtaaactatttatTATACTTACTTACTCATGTcaatttttagataaaaatctTATCTTAACTAAAACTCCTAATTTTACTCCTCCGAATTGCAAACCTATACTAATAAATATCAGTTTAAAAAGTTAACTATACAATTTACATTTCGATATTTGTACAATTtacattttgatattatttaataatataattaatcaagaaaataaatatttgaaaatcatttgttacatattaaaatacattcttaaatgttttattaaggAAAAATTGATTGGTTATGCAAAAATACTTTTTCTAAAAGCTCTAGCTTTTCGTTTAGTCGTCTAAGTTAACGATGATAAGTAAACTAAACGACAACGTTTAATTGTAAACCAATGGGTTTGAAATTTTGGTCTTAGCTTGCCTCTATTTTGTTGACGCTTGCCCAGGCCTACTTAATTTACATTTCTTCGAAAGTTTTCTTAATCAAAAGGAAACTCTTAAGTTTGAGGATCTTCGTGGGCCTAATCATATTACTAGCCCACATTATGCTGTATCATTTACATGCCACAAATTGCGAAGGCCCTTTCTCCCTGTGCCCGTATAACGGATGTTTCTGATATTCAATTTGGCATCAGTCGGGGACAATAAACCATCGTGCCAacaaaacttcttttttttttaataatctaaCAGTGTTCGGCAGACCGAAACCTAACTGACAAATCCTATGAAGATTTGTTTATCGGTGTAAAATAAATCCGGTTGTTCGTAATGTTAATTAGATATCCATGTCGTTGGTTATATAGATGGATAAATCTGAATTTTTAGATTTCAAATTCGTGGTGTTTAGCACATTTCCAATCCCACTCGACCAGGGGAGAACCTATGTATAGTGATGTAGGGTCACTTGACACCATAAAACaatataagttaaaattttaaggTATGTACATTAGTTGCTTCTCGCATTTTTGGTTAAAACAAGCAGTAAATGAACCCCCAAACCCAGGTTCAATCTTCCCAATGacctttatttttattatttttatatttacgaATCCACATAAAAAACTTTCTGGGTTCGCCGTTGCACTCGACTAAGCTTGTGTGATtgacaaaaattttaaatcttgttatttatttttttggtaaaataatcttattatttgtttatggaAATAACCTTATTATAGTTAAAGTTGAGAAATTGTTTTCcttgttacatatatatatatcacatagtctatatttgagaagtgattttgccacatgtcatctccacaatcaatttcacaaaaaaatgatgacatatttactaaaattgatgaaaTGGCTTATAGTTAAATATAACATGGACAATAACATTtattgctgatatatatttttggtaaactttataaaatatggcaataattcatacattacatttaatgccgatttatatttttggtaaactttttaaaatatggtaataactcataaatcatacctaaaataaatatattcaaatatgaattataaatttcgaaattttatttaattttactttcataattataaaatttttattactaaaattttcaaacttttctacatcttttaaaaaagtaaataaatttttaatcgtaatatAATTAGtctcttttagatatctaaattttttaaaaatattgtttagttttaatctctataatattatttgagaagttagttttctatgtgtcgcgctcacgttaattctTATGATGGTTAATTATAATagtacccttaatgaatcaaatatatctatttgtcattattaaaaagaaaaaaaatcctttttattttggtttccttctctaaataacctatataatgaaaaaaatttgtaaattttaaaaacgaaaaaatatcttttatatataatgcgATTCATTTAAAggaaacttaacaaaataattttgattttagagtaactaaataattatccctttaaaagataatcttaaacaacataatatatattttaatataattattttattttaattaatctatttctcaaatttattacaaaaaattaagtaacataacacaagatattttaatgaataaaaatgcatcttttattttctaattaagtatccttttatatttttccaaatcaaatatataataaagaaagtatttagaaaattataatgaaaacatttttatatgtgatgtgatttcataaaaaaaaatagaaagttcagaaaaataatcttgactttataagtttataagttatttttatgcAACTTCGTACCGATCATGACTTTactttctaattttgtttttgcaaattaacatataccaaattataaaagataGTAACATACTTACATATCTATTACGAAGAACCAAAGGAATACAATTAATTCAATTTGGTTGAGTTAaactagaaataatatattttagtttgaaggaatatatgtaacacaatatatccacaaaatgagtaattggactaatctaatttttaatacaaaatcaaacacttaactaaaatataatgtattattgttcatattaatatttttataaatataaactatagaaCAATGTAACATACTATTAACTAAtatgagatctcaattaatattatgaatatatattaaccaactattgcAACTAAGttcttttctataatttatatatatgcatgaggtTTCATAATACTATCGTTGTTATATTAATATCAGTAactttaaatcaattaaaactttaatttatttttactatttaattctaaaataatttatattaaattattcataatatttctaaaatatattacaaatctaaggtaatatcaaattaaatgtaaacaacaaaattaatcaatattttaatctatagaataaacaaattatggttgaatcagaaaattagatattatcttatatatccaaaattatacctatgattgaaacaaaataatattatttgaaaaatagcatactgattacaatataaattacatagtaatttaaaaataaaaaaaattatagtaaactatttaatatattcattttataaatatttatatccgtgcatgcgcacgggaaaatcacctagtatatatatatatatatatgtaagtatTTTGGTACGTTTTGTCAGCAATAATTTTTGATTAGTGATACTAGTTTTTCTagtattagtatttttttctctaaaatactAGTTTTTCTAAGATTACTGATATCACTGTATATTTTTACAGAGaaaaatacacataaataaGTTAATTACGTACACTTGGATGATTGGATCccaaaatagtttaaataaGTAGTCTGCATATTCAAAAGTCAGCGAGGATGTCTATATCTGCGGAAAATTATACGAAAAGTCTAATGGTACGTCATCattaaatatctgaattattCAGTTGCCAGCATTTGATAAGTCGGCAGACCACGATGCAGGTTAATGAATCCAgtatcacaaatattaaaatcaaagTCTCTCCAACATCCCAAGCGCTAACTAGGAAATGTCTGGATTAGTTTAGTTGAGTTCTGACTTCATCTACTTGaaatttttacatatttgcAAGTTGTGTGTACccacaaaacaaaagaacaatcAAACGTCAATAATGTAGTTAATAGATGGATAAGCCCAAGAATTAGCCTATTCTGACTTGGGGATCTACACTTGGTCGACCTGGAATCGTAATAGATCAAttagaataaattttaaacaaaaagatgTGCACCTTTATTTCATTGTTGAACTTAAAATATTAGTTGGTGGCTTGGTGCTAAGACACTTGCCTAAAAACTAGTCGACGATCGCTTTTGAAGCATTGCAGTTTGAGGTATAGTGATGCATGCAAACAATTATATGACTCTGATTATGCATGGGTGTTGGAAGTTGGAACTGTAGAAATGTAGTTTGGCTTCAAACTCCTGATGTTTATATATGGATGTTTAATTCTATTATGgatgtttatatatgtataatttaattctatcttttatttaaataatttataaaaatcgaCAAATCGACCAGCATAAAGAGAGCTCTgtcttaattaattttaatcagaatATATAAACTACATGATGAACGATAAAttatattccctctgttttttaaagatacttattctag from Raphanus sativus cultivar WK10039 chromosome 8, ASM80110v3, whole genome shotgun sequence includes:
- the LOC108822830 gene encoding E3 ubiquitin-protein ligase WAV3 codes for the protein MENTNNSRDVESNQSRSSSVDATLADPSSPPPPRSTSSSSGLPFSKSKCAICLDEMRKEDGKAIFTAECSHSFHFDCITSNVKHGNRICPLCRTEWKQVPLFVNDPVPVPVSPFPVQTGFEDDESLPTHGGSESSGVVVAAHHRQALEIKLLPQVSAVERSVTRGDFAVLVHLKAEGASGDDDRTPRTTTRAPLDLITVLDVSGSMEGTKLQLLKNAVAFVIDNLGETDRLSVIAFSSNARRLFPLRLMTETGKREAIQSVNSLVAGGGTNIAEGLKIGARVIADRRWRNPVSGMMLLSDGRDNFTLSRSQMRLRTDYESLLPSSVNRIPIHTFGFGVDHDAELMHTISQVSSGTFSFIEAESVIRDAFAQCIGGLLSVVVLDQVVEIECLHEGGLKISSIKAGSYRSRVSSDGRSAKIDVGDMYAEEERDFLVILELPLCEEESMRLVKIRCVYRDAVSREIVRVESEELSIGRPEEVTGEEVVSVEVDRQLNRFLVSEAMSEARILADGGDLEGAVGVLRNRERVLAETQSARGGDGLVQSLSSELGALQERMSSRRMYERSGRAYAFSSMSSHSAQRATARGWPTCGSPAPQAYQTSSMARMVGRSQELGIKGTKPSPARRDRS